The Saccharomonospora cyanea NA-134 genome includes a region encoding these proteins:
- the rhuM gene encoding RhuM family protein yields MADRITEADLLDSRDVRNLRLARVNVLDKVGSLTVLPDDVHATTKAVASFYGVPEATIKSAVKEHRAELESNGYRVVRGAELRELAREMGNQSRELGPNTRSLALFTRRAVLNVGMLLRDSEVAKQVRAYLLEVEEVAPPDLRKTAYERLREKAEYRGLRDLIAESATDYSPSDKATRMAFARAQNLLYRSTIGMDAAQLIRSGRPLQNWSGKNGPTKTDRGIAKNYLTADELNKMTSRVTLLLAHVNVRFENDTQPSMQQWLELIEEVLPQPAVLA; encoded by the coding sequence ATGGCCGATCGTATCACCGAGGCTGATCTCCTAGACTCCCGCGACGTGCGTAATCTTCGTCTCGCCCGCGTCAACGTCCTCGACAAGGTCGGGTCGCTCACCGTGTTGCCGGACGACGTGCACGCCACCACCAAAGCCGTGGCTTCGTTCTACGGCGTGCCCGAAGCGACGATCAAGTCAGCGGTGAAGGAACACCGTGCCGAACTTGAAAGCAACGGGTACCGGGTCGTGCGCGGTGCTGAGCTGCGTGAACTGGCTCGCGAGATGGGAAACCAATCTCGCGAACTTGGTCCGAACACTCGATCGCTCGCGCTGTTCACTCGCCGGGCTGTGCTGAACGTCGGCATGCTGCTCCGCGACAGCGAGGTCGCCAAGCAGGTGCGGGCCTACCTGCTCGAGGTCGAAGAGGTCGCGCCACCTGATCTGCGGAAGACCGCCTATGAGCGGTTGCGTGAGAAGGCCGAGTATCGCGGCCTGCGTGACCTGATCGCTGAATCGGCTACCGATTACTCGCCGAGCGACAAGGCCACCCGGATGGCGTTCGCTCGGGCGCAGAACCTCTTGTACCGGTCGACGATCGGCATGGACGCGGCACAGTTGATCAGGAGCGGAAGGCCACTACAGAACTGGTCTGGCAAGAATGGCCCGACCAAGACCGACCGCGGCATCGCCAAGAACTATCTGACCGCGGACGAGCTGAACAAGATGACCAGCCGGGTCACGCTGCTGTTGGCGCACGTGAATGTGCGGTTCGAGAACGACACGCAGCCGTCGATGCAGCAGTGGCTTGAGCTGATTGAGGAAGTCCTGCCGCAGCCCGCCGTCCTCGCCTAA
- a CDS encoding DUF5047 domain-containing protein — MRPVSERFLATVRGSHQMTARARIVSGEPVGVDPDGVEIPIVDGTVRFDLNGEVRATLDLTTHGRWPTSPDDALTPYGDEVFVERGIDYGDGTREWVSQGYYRIYTSEQQDAPKGTIRITGRDRASKLVDDRLLSPYQFSASASVAGVVDYLVGETFADPYIYFDWQADDETLGTDHIVERDRWKFLRELATAYAKDLYYDYRGYLVMADPLDPGDPVFSVNRGPRGVLTSASRTLTRDGVYNVVVAEGEPVGEAPPVRGIAYDAVPSSPTYWRGKFGRVPRFFTSSFLKTEDQCVAAARKMLADVTGLPYVVNFGMVPNPALEVGDPVEVVYEADGTVRTHVIDTLTLPLVASSPVTATTRRIDFE; from the coding sequence ATGCGTCCAGTGAGTGAGCGGTTCCTCGCCACGGTGCGCGGCTCGCACCAGATGACCGCGCGTGCCCGCATCGTGTCTGGTGAGCCGGTCGGCGTCGACCCTGACGGCGTCGAAATCCCGATCGTCGACGGCACGGTGCGCTTCGACCTCAACGGCGAGGTGCGCGCCACACTGGACCTCACCACCCACGGCCGGTGGCCGACCTCGCCCGACGACGCGCTCACCCCGTACGGCGACGAGGTGTTCGTCGAACGCGGCATCGACTACGGCGACGGCACGCGCGAATGGGTGTCACAGGGCTACTACCGGATTTACACCAGCGAGCAGCAGGACGCGCCGAAGGGCACCATCCGGATCACCGGACGTGACCGCGCATCGAAGCTCGTCGACGACCGGCTACTGAGCCCGTATCAGTTCAGCGCGTCGGCGTCGGTGGCTGGTGTCGTCGACTACCTCGTTGGCGAGACCTTCGCCGACCCCTACATCTACTTCGACTGGCAGGCCGACGACGAAACCCTCGGCACCGACCACATCGTCGAACGCGACCGATGGAAGTTCCTCCGCGAGCTCGCCACCGCGTACGCGAAAGACCTGTACTACGACTACCGCGGCTACCTCGTGATGGCCGACCCACTCGACCCGGGAGATCCGGTGTTCAGCGTCAACCGCGGCCCCCGCGGTGTACTCACCAGCGCATCCCGCACGCTCACCCGCGACGGCGTGTACAACGTCGTCGTCGCCGAGGGTGAGCCGGTCGGCGAGGCGCCACCAGTGCGCGGCATCGCCTACGACGCCGTGCCGAGCTCGCCGACGTACTGGCGCGGCAAGTTCGGCCGGGTACCGCGGTTCTTCACGTCGAGCTTCCTGAAGACCGAGGACCAGTGCGTCGCGGCCGCGCGCAAGATGCTCGCCGATGTCACCGGCCTGCCCTACGTCGTGAACTTCGGGATGGTGCCGAACCCGGCGTTGGAGGTCGGCGACCCGGTCGAGGTTGTCTACGAGGCCGACGGCACGGTCCGCACTCACGTGATCGACACGCTGACGCTGCCGCTCGTCGCGTCGTCGCCGGTCACCGCCACCACACGACGAATCGACTTCGAGTAG
- a CDS encoding phage tail protein, whose translation MAAGERTIRIRFTGTVEGLARAAKQAESHVAKMSRSVGGVAASFGKLTAVASAGAVAAGAAIGGVAVAFAGVGIAAAAANEQVQSAFSGLADHVKSELQAAAEPLVPVLTGIADDLRGTFDSLMPDIERVFASLGPLIESLADGVQEFVKGAMPGFVAAFEAAGPVIDAISEGMAALGPALSQFFTTIAGSAPALGQVFTTIFDAVAQLLPLFGQLLAGFAEFAGPVLEALLPLITQLVTVFIEAFLPVLEELTPVFVTILESLTPIIEAFGQLLEAVAPLLPPIAELIAQLVEALAPVIADLIELMTPFIEQFIKIATAVLSVAVPALTGIIGTFGDVIAGVKNVAKWIGDRWDWITDKISAAAGVIGDVLGGMWDGLTSGVKTAINAAISILNGLIGGINNIIDGLNWVNPFDDIPHVPTIGYLAKGGTAQAGHPYIVGEEGPELFVPGRTGTVVPNHKLAGGGDTLVQVFLGDREITDIVDTRIQENTRQAQRTLVSRTGGAFA comes from the coding sequence ATGGCCGCAGGCGAACGCACAATCCGGATCCGGTTCACCGGCACCGTCGAGGGCCTGGCGCGGGCGGCGAAGCAGGCCGAGTCGCACGTGGCGAAGATGTCCCGCTCGGTGGGTGGCGTGGCCGCCTCGTTCGGCAAGCTCACCGCGGTGGCGTCGGCGGGTGCTGTGGCGGCTGGGGCGGCGATCGGCGGTGTGGCGGTCGCGTTCGCTGGTGTCGGCATCGCTGCGGCCGCCGCGAATGAGCAAGTGCAGTCGGCGTTCAGTGGGCTCGCCGACCACGTGAAGAGTGAGCTCCAGGCTGCGGCTGAGCCGCTGGTGCCGGTACTGACCGGCATCGCCGACGACCTGCGCGGCACGTTCGACTCCCTCATGCCCGACATCGAACGCGTGTTCGCGTCGCTGGGGCCGTTGATCGAGTCGCTTGCCGACGGCGTGCAGGAGTTCGTGAAGGGCGCGATGCCGGGGTTCGTGGCCGCGTTCGAGGCGGCGGGCCCGGTGATCGACGCGATCTCCGAGGGCATGGCCGCGTTGGGTCCGGCGCTGTCGCAGTTCTTCACCACCATCGCCGGATCGGCTCCGGCATTGGGGCAGGTGTTCACGACGATCTTCGACGCCGTCGCGCAGCTCCTGCCGCTGTTCGGGCAGTTGTTGGCCGGGTTCGCCGAGTTCGCCGGGCCGGTGCTGGAGGCGCTGCTGCCGCTCATCACGCAGTTGGTGACGGTGTTCATCGAGGCGTTCCTCCCGGTGTTGGAGGAACTCACCCCGGTGTTCGTGACGATCCTGGAGTCGCTGACACCGATCATCGAGGCGTTCGGTCAACTGCTGGAGGCGGTCGCGCCGCTGCTGCCGCCGATCGCCGAGCTGATCGCGCAGCTCGTCGAAGCGCTCGCGCCGGTGATCGCCGACCTCATCGAGCTCATGACCCCGTTCATCGAGCAGTTCATCAAGATCGCCACCGCGGTGCTGTCGGTCGCGGTCCCCGCGCTGACCGGCATCATCGGCACGTTCGGCGACGTGATCGCCGGAGTGAAGAACGTCGCGAAGTGGATCGGCGACCGGTGGGACTGGATCACCGACAAGATCAGCGCCGCGGCCGGGGTGATCGGCGATGTGCTCGGTGGCATGTGGGACGGGCTCACCTCCGGTGTGAAAACGGCGATCAACGCCGCGATCAGCATCCTCAACGGCCTGATCGGGGGAATCAACAACATCATCGACGGGCTGAACTGGGTCAACCCGTTCGACGACATTCCGCACGTGCCCACGATCGGCTACCTCGCCAAGGGCGGCACGGCCCAGGCCGGGCACCCGTACATCGTCGGTGAAGAGGGCCCGGAGTTGTTCGTGCCGGGCCGCACGGGCACGGTGGTGCCGAATCACAAGCTCGCCGGTGGCGGTGACACGCTGGTGCAGGTGTTCCTCGGTGACCGCGAGATCACCGACATCGTCGACACCCGTATTCAGGAGAACACGCGGCAGGCACAGCGCACCCTCGTTTCCCGCACGGGAGGTGCGTTCGCGTGA
- a CDS encoding phage head-tail connector protein, whose product MSGWVTLDDLKAEMGLEPTDTRDDEQLQLALDAAVVFVERVRHGQFNFDGDPVSELPAPTPDVKLGTLMLARRWHTRRRSPDGLVAMADQASARVASFDPDIDRLLRIGRHARPVVG is encoded by the coding sequence GTGTCGGGGTGGGTGACGCTCGACGACCTCAAGGCCGAGATGGGGCTCGAACCGACGGACACGCGCGACGACGAGCAGTTGCAGCTCGCGCTCGACGCCGCGGTTGTGTTCGTCGAGCGCGTCCGTCACGGCCAGTTCAACTTCGACGGCGACCCGGTGTCGGAGCTGCCCGCACCCACCCCGGACGTGAAGCTGGGGACGCTGATGCTCGCTCGACGGTGGCACACCCGCCGGCGTTCGCCTGACGGGCTGGTGGCGATGGCAGATCAGGCTTCGGCGCGGGTGGCGTCGTTCGACCCGGACATCGACCGGTTGCTGCGCATCGGCCGGCACGCGAGGCCGGTGGTCGGATGA